A genome region from Anastrepha ludens isolate Willacy chromosome 3, idAnaLude1.1, whole genome shotgun sequence includes the following:
- the LOC128858914 gene encoding uncharacterized protein LOC128858914, producing the protein MRLLHRQNHPIMSGWTASSTTANIRFALFLCLAVALLPSPGAARMAFEKLTDYDFAGTTYYSVKNLSLYECQGWCREEADCQAAAFSFVVNPLSPSQETHCQLQNDSSAHNPSAAPQRSANMYYMVKLQLRSENVCHRPWAFERVPNKIIRGLDNALIYTSTKEACLSACLNEKRFVCRSVEYDYNNMKCVLSDSDRRSSGQFVQLVDAQGTDYFENLCLKPAQACKNNRSFAVARVGVSEEKVAQYVGLHYYTDKELQVTSESACRLACEIETEFLCRSFLYLGQPQGSQYNCRLFHLDHKTLPDGPSTYLNHERPLIDHGEPIGQYFENACEKTTSPPGALDKLDTLPVSLDTTEDPNLTNITRNDVNCDKTGTCYDVSVHCKDTRIAVQVRTNKPFNGRIYALGRSETCNIDVINSDAFRLDLTMAGQDCNTQSVTGVYSNTVVLQHHSVVMTKADKIYKVKCTYDMSSKNITFGMMPIRDPEMIHINSSPEAPPPRIRILDTRQREVETVRIGDRLNFRIEIPEDTPYGIFARSCVAMAKDARTSFKIIDDDGCPTDPTIFPGFTADGNALQSTYEAFRFTESYGVIFQCNVKYCLGPCEPAVCEWNMESFESLGRRRRRSAVESNETKEADDDMNISQEILVLDFGDEKREFFKADPSADFAKDKTVTIIEPCPTKTSVLALAVTCALMILLYISTLFCYYMKKWMQPHKIVA; encoded by the exons ATGCGATTGCTACACCGTCAAAATCATCCCATTATGTCCGGCTGGACGGCGTCGTCGACGACCGCCAACATTCGCTTTGCACTTTTTCTCTGCCTAGCCGTCGCCTTGCTGCCCAGCCCTGGCGCGGCGCGCATGGCATTCGAAAAGCTTACAGACTATGATTTCGCCGGCACCACATACTACAGCGTCAAGAATCTGTCGCTGTACGAGTGTCAGGGCTGGTGTCGCGAGGAGGCCGATTGTCAGGCGGCTGCTTTCAGTTTTGTCGTCAATCCTTTATCACCATCACAGGAGACACACTGTCAGCTGCAGAACGATTCGTCGGCACACAATCCATCTGCGGCGCCGCAACGCTCCGCCAATATGTACTACATGGTGAAATTGCAATTGCGCAGCGAGAATGTCTGTCATCGGCCGTGGGCGTTCGAACGTGTACCAAACAAGATTATACGCGGTTTAGATAATGCGCTCATTTATACTAGCACAAAGGAGGCCTGCTTATCGGCGTGTCTGAATGAGAAACGTTTCGTGTGTCGTTCGGTCGAATATGATTACAATAATATGAAATGTGTGTTGAGCGATTCTGATCGACGCAGCTCCGGACAATTTGTGCAGCTGGTCGATGCACAAGGCACCGATTACTTTGAGAATTTGTGTTTGAAACCAGCGCAAGCGTGTAAGAATAATCGTTCATTTGCCGTCGCGCGTGTGGGTGTGTCCGAAGAGAAGGTGGCTCAATATGTTGGTTTGCATTACTACACCGACAAAGAATTGCAAGTGACTTCGGAGTCGGCATGTCGTTTGGCTTGTGAAATCGAAACGGAATTCTTGTGTCGCTCTTTCTTGTATCTTGGTCAGCCACAGGGTTCACAATACAACTGCCGTTTGTTCCACTTAGATCACAAGACACTGCCTGATGGTCCCTCAACTTATTTAAATCATGAGCGCCCACTGATCGACCATGGCGAACCCATTGGACAGTACTTTGAGAATGCTTGCGAAAAGACGACCTCGCCACCGGGCGCTTTGGATAAATTGGATACACTGCCTGTAAGCCTGGATACCACCGAAGATCCCAACTTGACTAATATTACAAGGAATGACGTGAATTGCGACAAGACTGGCACCTGCTATGATG TTTCCGTTCACTGCAAAGACACCCGCATCGCCGTTCAAGTGCGCACCAACAAACCATTCAATGGCCGCATCTATGCCTTGGGACGTTCCGAGACATGCAACATTGATGTCATCAACTCGGATGCATTCCGATTGGATCTAACCATGGCTGGACAAGATTGTAATACGCAAAGTGTA ACTGGTGTCTATTCCAACACAGTCGTTCTCCAGCATCACAGCGTTGTTATGACCAAAGCcgataaaatttacaaagttAAGTGCACATACGATATGAGCTCGAAGAACATCACATTCGGCATGATGCCAATACGTGATCCCGAAATGATACACATCAACTCATCGCCTGAAGCTCCACCACCAAGAATTCGCATACTCGATACGCGCCAACGTGAAGTGGAGACTGTACGCATCGGTGATCGTCTCAACTTCCGCATCGAAATACCAGAAGACA CTCCCTATGGTATCTTTGCACGTTCCTGCGTCGCCATGGCTAAGGATGCGCGCACCAGCTTCAAGATCATCGATGACGATGGCTGTCCCACCGATCCGACAATCTTCCCCGGCTTCACCGCTGACGGCAATGCACTGCAATCGACCTATGAGGCTTTCCGTTTCACCGAAAGTTACGGTGTCATCTTCCAGTGTAATGTCAAATACTGTCTGGGACCATGCGAGCCAGCTGTGTGCGAATGGAATATGGAGTCATTTGAATCGCTGGGCAGGAGACGTCGTCGTAGCGCTGTGGAGAG CAATGAAACTAAGGAAGCCGATGATGATATGAACATTTCGCAAGAGATTCTAGTCTTGGACTTTGGCGATGAGAAACGTGAATTCTTCAAGGCTGATCCGAGCGCAGACTTTGCCAAAG ATAAGACTGTGACCATCATTGAGCCCTGCCCCACGAAGACCTCCGTGTTGGCGCTGGCCGTCACTTGTGCGCTTATGATTTTACTCTATATTTCGACGTTGTTCTgttattatatgaaaaaatggatGCAACCTCATAAAATTGTAGCATAA